A segment of the Deltaproteobacteria bacterium genome:
CTCAAAATAATACTTGTCGTTAATTTCAAAAATTTTCTTCCCCTTAACATCCTGTCGCTGGACCTTATAAATAAAAAAGGTCGAACACAAATTTGAAAGATAATTCAGAACAACATTTGCAGACATATTTATCTTTTGCGATTTCAAAAAATCACTGATTTTTTTGGCGGAAACAAGACTGCCAACATTATCGGCTATATATTCAACAAGTCTCTCCAGAAAGGCAACACTGCGGATGTTAAAACGCGCAACAATGTCTTTCAATAAAATCGTGTTGACGACATTCTTCAAATAATCATAAACGATTGCATCACTAAGCTCCAAATGCATCAGGTAGGGAAGGCCACCATATTTTATATATTTCAAAAAAGATTCTTCGCATTCTTCAAGCTTATGAAACGTGAGAAACTCTGAATAGGAAAGGCTGTTGATTTTTATTTCAATGTAGCGACCGCTCAAATAGGTTGCCAATTCTCCGGATAAAAGATTTGCGTTGCTCCCTGTGCAGTAAATATCAAATTTCCCCGAAGACTTGAGGCTTCGAAGCGCTTTTTCAAAATTTTCTATGTCCTGAATTTCATCAATGAAGAGAAAACTTCGTTTATTGGATTCTTTCGATTTATCTTCAACATATTTTAATAGTGATCTGTGATCGGAAATTTTTTCAAACTCGTGAAGCTCCTTATCAATGTAAATGATATTGGCAGAGCTGTCTGTTTCCTTAATTTTGTCCATTACCTGAAAGAGCATATAACTTTTGCCGACGCGTCTCTGCCCAACAAGGACCTTAATAATGTCCTTATCAATATAAGGCTTTATTTTACTTAAGTATTTTTGACGTTTAATATAAGTTTTAATCATAATTAGAACCTTCTCTCATAAAATACCATGTTTTAATTATAAGTAAAACTATTTATAAAGAAGCATGTTAAAAAAACTCATCAAACAGAGTAAAGAAGAACGCGTCTATTGCAAGCCCGGCACCTTTCAATTTCACTCGGGCGGGACAAGCAACCATTTCCACAGCGGAATAAATTTAATTGCCCGGCCGTCAATGCTTTCCATGCCTTCGTATTCGCCGGTGATGACGATTCCCTCATCTTTTTTGAACAACACCATAGACCTGACAAGCGCCGATATTTCGCGCTCCCTTGTCTGGGGTCTGGACAAATCCCAGCAGGCCTGAATCAGGTCCTTTACCAAATCGCCGTCTTTCACGACAAAATCGACTTCTTTGTGCTGAACATCCTTCCAGTAAAATATTTCCATCTCCCGATTTTTCGATCTTCTTCGCTCCAGTTCAAGAAAAAAAACTCGCCAGATAAAAAAACTCGCCAGACGGAGTAAAATTTACATTTTAAGATTTCTTCCCATTCCTGGTGCAAACCATATCCCGATAAGAGCCGGTCAGAAGATCTTCCGGACGGATTTCAAATTTTTTTATTAAAAGTTCAACCTTTTCATATTCTTGTTTTTCATCATTCAAGTTCTGATACACCGCTTCGAATTCAAGA
Coding sequences within it:
- a CDS encoding ATP-binding protein, giving the protein MIKTYIKRQKYLSKIKPYIDKDIIKVLVGQRRVGKSYMLFQVMDKIKETDSSANIIYIDKELHEFEKISDHRSLLKYVEDKSKESNKRSFLFIDEIQDIENFEKALRSLKSSGKFDIYCTGSNANLLSGELATYLSGRYIEIKINSLSYSEFLTFHKLEECEESFLKYIKYGGLPYLMHLELSDAIVYDYLKNVVNTILLKDIVARFNIRSVAFLERLVEYIADNVGSLVSAKKISDFLKSQKINMSANVVLNYLSNLCSTFFIYKVQRQDVKGKKIFEINDKYYFEDLGLKHSIINYNQVDINKVLENLVFNHLIADGFDVKVGQLDKKEIDFVGEKNGEKIYVQVAYRITEENREREFGNLLLIPDNHPKVVVSLDELIGETSFKGIRHINLRKFLMESVDA
- a CDS encoding ATP-binding protein; amino-acid sequence: MEIFYWKDVQHKEVDFVVKDGDLVKDLIQACWDLSRPQTREREISALVRSMVLFKKDEGIVITGEYEGMESIDGRAIKFIPLWKWLLVPPE